The Pseudosulfitobacter pseudonitzschiae genome includes a region encoding these proteins:
- a CDS encoding YcgN family cysteine cluster protein, whose product MSGAKLGHKFWERKALDQMTAPEWEALCDGCGKCCLNKLEDEDTGDVALTRVACRLLDDATCRCAHYENRHQFVPDCIVLKPSNLDTHAYWMPQTCAYRLLWEGKPLPDWHPLLTGTAQSVHDAGVSVQNRTLSEFDIPEEDWEDYIIEEPT is encoded by the coding sequence ATGAGCGGCGCAAAGCTGGGGCACAAATTCTGGGAACGCAAAGCGCTGGACCAGATGACCGCCCCCGAATGGGAGGCGCTTTGCGACGGCTGCGGCAAATGCTGCCTGAACAAACTGGAAGACGAAGACACCGGCGACGTCGCCCTGACCCGCGTTGCCTGCCGTCTGCTGGACGATGCCACCTGCCGCTGTGCGCACTATGAAAACCGCCACCAGTTCGTACCCGACTGCATCGTGCTGAAGCCGTCAAACCTTGACACCCACGCCTATTGGATGCCGCAAACCTGCGCCTACCGTCTGCTGTGGGAGGGAAAGCCCCTGCCCGACTGGCACCCGTTGCTGACCGGCACCGCACAATCTGTACATGATGCGGGCGTAAGCGTACAAAACAGGACGCTCAGCGAATTCGACATTCCCGAAGAAGACTGGGAAGACTACATAATCGAGGAACCCACCTAG
- a CDS encoding F0F1 ATP synthase subunit epsilon, with product MADMQFDLVSPARSLASHAATSVSIPGADGDLTVMAGHAPTITTLRPGLLRVDADGKTAEYVVTGGFAEINADGVTVLAERAMARGDMTQEHLDEMYEEAENMYKTAKENFQNEPGPVDDAAKLLGDMVAMGSEIGLSTKQPSL from the coding sequence ATGGCAGATATGCAATTCGATCTGGTTTCGCCCGCGCGCAGCCTTGCTTCGCACGCCGCGACCTCGGTTTCGATCCCCGGCGCCGATGGGGATCTGACCGTGATGGCAGGCCATGCGCCGACCATCACAACGCTGCGTCCCGGCCTGTTGCGGGTCGACGCAGATGGCAAGACAGCCGAATACGTTGTCACCGGCGGCTTTGCCGAGATCAACGCAGATGGCGTGACCGTTTTGGCCGAACGCGCGATGGCGCGGGGGGACATGACTCAGGAACATCTCGACGAGATGTACGAAGAAGCTGAGAATATGTACAAAACGGCCAAGGAAAACTTCCAGAACGAGCCGGGCCCTGTCGACGACGCGGCCAAGCTGCTGGGCGACATGGTCGCTATGGGCAGTGAAATCGGTCTGAGCACCAAACAGCCCAGCCTGTAA
- a CDS encoding ribose-phosphate pyrophosphokinase, producing MPHVQEPKLIAGNANQPLAQAIARRMSMHRGKKMGLVEARVERFNDGEIFVEVYENVRGEDMYIIQPTSNPANDNLMELLIMCDALRRSSAARITAVIPYFGYARQDRRTKARTPISAKLVANMLVSAGVERVLTMDLHAAQIQGFFDIPVDNLYASPIFALDIANQFRDRLDDLMIVSPDVGGVARARELAKRLNAPLSIVDKRREKPGEIAEMTVIGNVKGKVALIVDDMCDTAGTLCKAAEVLMENGAKEVHSYISHGVMSGPAVERVTKSVMKSLVITDTIAPTKAILDAPNIRVVPTAPIFAQAILNIWNGTSVSSLFEQDTLGPIYDGMYAAE from the coding sequence ATGCCACACGTTCAGGAACCCAAGCTGATCGCCGGAAACGCCAACCAGCCATTGGCACAGGCCATCGCGCGCCGGATGTCGATGCACCGCGGGAAAAAGATGGGGCTGGTAGAAGCCCGTGTAGAGCGGTTCAACGATGGCGAAATTTTCGTCGAAGTCTACGAAAACGTCCGCGGCGAGGATATGTATATCATCCAGCCCACGTCAAACCCCGCCAATGACAACCTGATGGAATTGCTGATCATGTGCGACGCGCTGCGCCGTTCCTCGGCGGCCCGCATCACTGCTGTGATTCCCTACTTCGGCTATGCCCGTCAGGATCGCCGGACAAAGGCCCGCACGCCCATCAGCGCCAAACTTGTTGCCAACATGCTGGTCAGTGCCGGTGTCGAACGTGTGCTGACGATGGATCTGCACGCAGCGCAAATTCAGGGGTTCTTCGACATCCCCGTCGACAACCTCTATGCGTCTCCGATCTTTGCACTGGATATCGCCAACCAGTTTCGCGACCGTCTGGATGATCTGATGATCGTCTCGCCCGACGTGGGGGGCGTGGCCCGTGCCCGCGAACTGGCCAAGCGTCTGAACGCACCGCTGTCCATCGTTGACAAGCGCCGCGAAAAACCCGGCGAGATTGCGGAAATGACCGTGATCGGCAACGTAAAAGGCAAGGTTGCCCTGATCGTCGACGACATGTGCGACACCGCCGGCACCCTGTGCAAAGCCGCCGAAGTCCTGATGGAAAACGGGGCGAAAGAGGTTCACAGCTATATCAGCCACGGCGTGATGAGCGGGCCTGCGGTGGAGCGTGTGACCAAATCGGTGATGAAATCATTGGTGATCACCGACACGATCGCCCCGACCAAAGCCATTCTGGATGCGCCAAACATCCGCGTCGTGCCCACTGCACCCATCTTTGCACAGGCGATTCTGAACATCTGGAACGGCACTTCGGTCAGCTCGCTGTTCGAGCAGGACACGCTGGGCCCGATCTATGACGGGATGTACGCCGCCGAATAG
- a CDS encoding 2-hydroxychromene-2-carboxylate isomerase, producing MHQIDYFFSVLSPYTYLAGTRLEEIAAKHDATINYKPTDITALFGRTGGTPPKDRHPSRQEYRAQELVRQAKKLGMPFNLQPAHWPTNGAPASYAIIAAIHAGGGDVGKLVHAFLRSVWADEKDIADDAVVRACLEEAGFSPSLADSGLLQGAETYATNLEEAANRGVFGAPFYIAQGDNRFWGQDRLDDLDLHLAGKL from the coding sequence ATGCACCAGATCGACTATTTTTTTTCAGTGCTGTCGCCATACACCTATCTGGCGGGCACTCGGCTGGAAGAAATCGCGGCAAAACACGACGCCACCATCAATTACAAGCCCACGGATATCACGGCGTTGTTCGGGCGCACCGGTGGCACACCGCCCAAGGACCGTCACCCCAGCCGGCAGGAATACCGCGCGCAGGAATTGGTGCGGCAGGCGAAAAAGCTGGGCATGCCGTTTAACCTGCAACCGGCCCACTGGCCGACCAATGGCGCGCCTGCGTCTTATGCGATCATAGCGGCGATCCACGCAGGCGGCGGTGATGTGGGCAAGCTGGTCCATGCGTTCTTGCGCTCGGTTTGGGCGGACGAGAAAGACATTGCGGATGACGCTGTTGTGCGCGCCTGTCTGGAAGAGGCGGGGTTTTCACCGTCGCTGGCCGATAGCGGGCTGTTGCAGGGGGCAGAAACATACGCGACTAATCTGGAGGAAGCCGCCAACCGAGGCGTCTTTGGCGCGCCGTTTTATATTGCACAAGGCGACAACCGGTTCTGGGGTCAGGACCGTTTGGATGATCTGGATCTGCATCTGGCGGGCAAGCTCTGA
- a CDS encoding co-chaperone GroES, producing MALKPLHDRVLVRRTESEEKTAGGLIIPDSAKEKPSEGEVVSVGEGARKDSGELIEMAVKPGDKILFGKWSGTEVTVAGEELLMMKESDIMGIIE from the coding sequence ATGGCATTGAAACCGCTTCATGACCGCGTGCTGGTTCGCCGCACGGAAAGCGAAGAGAAAACTGCTGGCGGGTTGATTATTCCCGATAGCGCGAAGGAAAAGCCCTCGGAAGGCGAAGTTGTTTCGGTTGGCGAAGGCGCCCGCAAAGACAGCGGCGAGCTGATCGAAATGGCCGTCAAGCCAGGCGACAAAATTCTGTTCGGAAAATGGTCGGGCACCGAAGTCACCGTCGCAGGCGAAGAACTGCTGATGATGAAGGAATCCGACATCATGGGGATCATCGAGTAA
- a CDS encoding DUF2161 domain-containing phosphodiesterase, whose translation MNVPRETDLYPPVKTFLEAQGYVVKAEVGAADVVAVRGGEPPVIVELKLGFSLALVHQCVARLAVSDDVYMAVARGQGKRFARTLKEMTTLARRLGLGLMTVRISDGLVEVQCDPVPYTPRKSKKRQGKLLREFARRQGDPNDGGQTRVGLVTAYRQDAVKLAMYLYEAGACKGADVARETGVARATTMMRDDHYGWFEKVDKGIYGLTPKGAQAVAAAGVALGN comes from the coding sequence ATGAATGTGCCCCGCGAAACCGATCTTTATCCGCCCGTCAAAACCTTTCTCGAGGCGCAGGGCTATGTGGTGAAGGCCGAAGTTGGCGCTGCCGATGTGGTGGCAGTGCGCGGAGGCGAACCGCCGGTGATTGTCGAACTGAAACTGGGGTTCTCGTTGGCGTTGGTGCATCAGTGCGTGGCGCGGCTGGCGGTGTCGGATGATGTATATATGGCCGTGGCGCGCGGGCAAGGAAAGCGGTTTGCCAGAACGCTTAAGGAGATGACGACGCTGGCGCGGCGGTTGGGGCTGGGTCTGATGACAGTGCGGATCAGCGACGGGCTGGTCGAGGTGCAGTGCGATCCGGTGCCCTATACCCCGCGCAAGTCGAAGAAACGTCAGGGCAAGTTGCTGCGCGAATTTGCGCGGCGGCAGGGTGATCCGAACGACGGTGGCCAGACACGGGTGGGGCTGGTCACGGCCTATCGTCAGGACGCGGTCAAGTTGGCGATGTATTTATACGAGGCGGGCGCGTGTAAGGGCGCGGATGTGGCGCGCGAGACCGGAGTGGCGCGGGCAACGACAATGATGCGCGATGACCACTATGGCTGGTTCGAAAAGGTGGACAAAGGCATTTACGGCCTGACGCCAAAGGGCGCACAAGCAGTGGCAGCGGCAGGGGTTGCCTTGGGCAATTAG
- a CDS encoding H-type lectin domain-containing protein, which yields MKKLRNYMIGIAQGDPVMFSDFEDGGEMWTGRGQRERRRRISFEEPFRSPPAVQASISLWDMDATTVIRADISTETITQDGFDLVFRTWGDTRVARVRVSWTAIGELADSDDWELY from the coding sequence ATGAAGAAGCTACGCAACTACATGATCGGCATCGCGCAGGGAGACCCTGTGATGTTTTCGGATTTCGAAGACGGTGGCGAAATGTGGACAGGCCGTGGGCAACGCGAGCGGCGGCGGCGGATTTCATTCGAAGAACCCTTTCGCAGCCCGCCTGCTGTTCAGGCGTCGATCAGCCTGTGGGATATGGATGCAACAACAGTCATCCGCGCCGATATTTCGACCGAGACAATCACCCAGGACGGGTTCGATCTGGTGTTTCGCACATGGGGCGACACACGCGTGGCACGGGTACGGGTCAGCTGGACAGCCATCGGAGAGCTTGCGGACTCCGATGACTGGGAGCTTTACTGA
- a CDS encoding threonine aldolase family protein has translation MFFASDNAGPVHPQIMNRILQDNTGHAMPYGNDPVMDEVRQAIRRTFEAPEAEVYLVATGTAANSLALACYTQPFDTIFCSNVAHIHEDECNAPEFYAGGAKLTLVQGGDKMTPKSLHATIAGEEVRGVHGPQRGPVSITQVTERGEVYTLDELRALTAVAKDFDLPVHLDGARFANAINTLDCTAAEMTWKSGVDIVSFGGTKNGCMGVEAVVMFDAEKAWEFELRRKRGAHLFSKHRFLSSQMAAYLDGELWMETAAAANANAQRLAAGLRDNGAEFLHQPDANMIFAAFPRAAHKRLHAAGAKYYIWEGEMEGDDPDEMIAARLVCDWSISDAQIDQFLSYL, from the coding sequence ATGTTTTTCGCCTCTGACAACGCCGGCCCTGTCCACCCGCAAATCATGAATCGTATCCTTCAGGACAACACGGGCCATGCCATGCCCTATGGCAACGATCCCGTGATGGACGAGGTCCGACAGGCGATCCGCCGCACCTTCGAGGCACCAGAAGCCGAAGTGTACCTGGTCGCCACCGGCACTGCCGCCAACTCGCTTGCGCTGGCCTGCTACACCCAACCATTCGACACCATCTTTTGCAGCAACGTCGCCCACATCCACGAGGACGAATGCAACGCCCCCGAGTTCTACGCAGGCGGAGCGAAACTGACGCTGGTACAAGGCGGGGACAAGATGACGCCCAAGTCGCTGCACGCCACCATCGCAGGCGAAGAGGTGCGCGGCGTACACGGACCGCAACGCGGGCCTGTCAGCATCACCCAAGTGACCGAACGTGGCGAGGTCTATACGCTGGACGAATTGCGCGCCCTGACGGCAGTCGCCAAGGACTTTGACCTGCCTGTGCATCTGGACGGCGCACGTTTCGCCAATGCAATCAACACATTGGACTGTACCGCCGCAGAGATGACGTGGAAATCGGGCGTGGATATCGTCAGCTTTGGTGGCACCAAGAACGGCTGCATGGGCGTCGAAGCTGTGGTGATGTTCGACGCTGAAAAAGCATGGGAATTCGAATTGCGCCGCAAACGTGGGGCGCATCTGTTTTCCAAACACCGCTTTTTGTCGTCACAGATGGCGGCGTATCTGGACGGCGAATTGTGGATGGAAACGGCCGCCGCAGCGAACGCCAATGCCCAGCGTCTGGCCGCGGGCCTACGTGACAACGGTGCCGAATTTTTACACCAGCCCGATGCCAACATGATTTTTGCCGCCTTCCCCCGCGCCGCGCACAAACGGCTGCACGCGGCGGGCGCAAAATATTACATCTGGGAAGGCGAGATGGAAGGCGACGATCCTGACGAAATGATCGCCGCGCGTCTGGTTTGTGACTGGTCGATCTCGGATGCGCAAATCGACCAGTTTCTAAGTTACCTCTAA
- a CDS encoding TIGR01459 family HAD-type hydrolase, which produces MTQIISSLSDVSDRYDALFVDLWGCVHNGIDAFPDAVAALQAYRTRGGTVVLVTNAPRPRANVTKQIAGFGIPDDAWDTIATSGDSARTAMYRGAVGQKVFFIGENRDTNFFDPIGVVDDPVDISIVPLEDAEGIVCTGPFDPMADVDTLRPQLLYAKQKGLKLLCANPDIVVDRGDVREWCAGAVAKLYTEMGGESLYTGKPHPPIYDLARLRLAEIGRKADSASILAIGDGVLTDIQGAQGEDIDSLFISGGLAAEETKTDTQPDSDALQAYLDREMVNPTYTIGFLR; this is translated from the coding sequence ATGACCCAGATCATTTCCTCCCTTTCCGATGTCTCCGATCGCTATGATGCCCTGTTCGTCGATCTGTGGGGTTGCGTTCACAACGGCATCGACGCCTTCCCCGACGCAGTGGCCGCATTGCAGGCCTACCGCACCCGTGGCGGCACGGTGGTTCTGGTCACCAACGCGCCACGCCCCCGCGCCAACGTGACCAAGCAAATCGCGGGCTTTGGCATCCCCGACGACGCATGGGACACCATCGCCACATCAGGCGACAGCGCACGCACGGCGATGTATCGCGGCGCGGTCGGGCAAAAGGTGTTCTTCATCGGTGAAAACCGCGACACCAACTTTTTCGACCCCATTGGCGTGGTCGATGATCCGGTCGACATCAGTATTGTGCCGCTGGAAGACGCCGAAGGCATCGTCTGCACCGGTCCATTCGACCCGATGGCCGACGTCGATACGCTGCGCCCGCAACTGCTGTACGCCAAACAAAAGGGCCTGAAACTGCTCTGCGCCAACCCCGACATTGTCGTGGACCGTGGCGACGTGCGCGAATGGTGCGCGGGCGCAGTGGCCAAGCTTTATACCGAAATGGGCGGCGAAAGCCTGTACACTGGCAAACCGCATCCGCCGATCTACGATCTGGCCCGTTTGCGTTTGGCCGAGATTGGTCGCAAGGCTGACAGCGCATCGATTCTGGCAATCGGTGACGGTGTTCTGACCGATATTCAGGGCGCACAGGGCGAGGATATCGATTCTCTGTTCATTTCGGGCGGGCTGGCAGCGGAAGAGACAAAAACCGACACCCAACCGGATTCTGATGCACTCCAGGCCTATCTGGACAGGGAAATGGTCAACCCCACGTACACAATCGGCTTTTTGCGATAG
- a CDS encoding bifunctional riboflavin kinase/FAD synthetase translates to MRIIRDYQFVEAADRGASVAIGNFDGVHLGHQSVIDLARAAAPGAPLGVLTFEPHPREFFAPDAPPFRLMGAEARASQLAKLGVERLYQLNFNAQLAGLTPEAFARSVIANGLGLRHVVVGSDFRFGKGRAGTVDTLQAFGAEMGFGVTIAPLLETDAATVSSTAIRQALTDARPRDAAEMLGHWHRIEGPVISGEQRGRELGFPTANMSIDGLHPPAFGVYAVLVDVLEGLHKGRYQGAASLGVRPMFGENRANLETFIFDFSGDLYGTHVSVALVEFLRGEEKFDSLDALIAQMDADCTRARDILAAL, encoded by the coding sequence ATGCGGATCATTCGAGATTACCAATTTGTCGAGGCAGCGGATCGCGGAGCCTCTGTCGCCATCGGAAACTTTGACGGTGTTCATCTGGGCCACCAGTCGGTGATTGATCTGGCACGCGCTGCTGCCCCCGGTGCGCCCTTGGGCGTGTTGACGTTCGAGCCGCACCCGCGTGAATTTTTCGCCCCCGACGCCCCGCCTTTCCGGTTGATGGGCGCCGAGGCACGAGCCTCGCAACTGGCCAAGCTGGGGGTCGAGCGTCTTTATCAGCTGAACTTCAACGCCCAATTGGCCGGTCTGACACCCGAAGCTTTTGCCCGCTCGGTGATCGCCAACGGTCTGGGCCTGCGTCATGTGGTTGTGGGGTCCGATTTCCGCTTTGGCAAAGGGCGCGCAGGCACGGTAGACACCTTGCAGGCTTTCGGAGCCGAGATGGGCTTTGGCGTGACAATCGCACCGCTGCTGGAAACCGACGCCGCCACAGTGTCGTCCACCGCGATCCGTCAGGCTCTGACTGACGCCCGCCCGCGCGATGCCGCTGAAATGCTGGGCCACTGGCACCGGATCGAGGGACCGGTGATCAGTGGCGAACAACGTGGCCGCGAGTTGGGTTTTCCCACTGCAAATATGTCCATCGACGGCCTGCACCCGCCCGCCTTTGGCGTCTATGCCGTGCTGGTCGACGTACTGGAAGGGCTGCACAAGGGTCGTTATCAGGGTGCTGCCTCGCTTGGCGTGCGCCCGATGTTCGGTGAAAACCGCGCGAACCTCGAAACATTTATCTTCGATTTTTCCGGCGATCTCTATGGCACCCACGTCTCGGTCGCGCTGGTCGAATTCCTCCGCGGCGAGGAAAAATTCGACAGCCTTGATGCGCTGATTGCCCAGATGGACGCCGACTGCACCCGCGCCCGCGACATTCTGGCGGCATTATGA
- a CDS encoding MmcQ/YjbR family DNA-binding protein: MTREEFNAYCAAKAAATHVVQWGNADVWKVGGKVFAICGWADDAPAFTFKVTEMAFEILGDMPGLRPAPYLASRGLKWIQHYGTPGLNDTELTQHIDASYDMIVAKLPSKTRTALGLE, translated from the coding sequence ATGACCCGCGAAGAATTCAACGCCTATTGCGCCGCCAAAGCAGCCGCCACCCATGTTGTGCAGTGGGGCAATGCGGACGTGTGGAAAGTTGGCGGCAAGGTTTTTGCCATTTGCGGGTGGGCTGACGACGCTCCGGCCTTTACCTTCAAGGTCACCGAAATGGCCTTTGAAATCCTCGGCGATATGCCCGGCTTGCGCCCTGCGCCCTACCTTGCCTCGCGGGGACTGAAATGGATCCAGCATTACGGCACCCCCGGCCTGAACGACACCGAACTGACGCAGCATATCGACGCCTCATATGACATGATCGTCGCCAAACTGCCCAGCAAGACGCGCACCGCTCTGGGGTTGGAATAG
- a CDS encoding MaoC family dehydratase, whose amino-acid sequence MLDNLPRGTICIEDIEMGMTRHLRKVVTDEDIEMFAQVSTDRNPVHLDDDYARDTIFEGRIAHGMLTAGLISAVIGEQLPGHGTVYMGQSLKFLAPVRPGDMVYAEVKVIDIDVAKRRVKLDCHCSVEGKKVLIGEASVLAPSRKFD is encoded by the coding sequence ATGTTGGACAACCTGCCACGCGGCACGATCTGCATCGAAGACATCGAAATGGGCATGACCCGTCACCTGCGCAAAGTGGTGACGGACGAGGACATCGAGATGTTCGCCCAAGTCAGCACCGACCGCAATCCTGTCCATCTGGACGACGACTATGCCCGCGACACCATCTTTGAGGGGCGCATCGCCCACGGGATGCTGACCGCCGGTCTGATTTCCGCCGTGATCGGTGAACAACTTCCCGGACACGGCACGGTCTATATGGGCCAAAGCCTGAAGTTTCTGGCCCCTGTCCGCCCCGGCGATATGGTCTATGCCGAGGTCAAAGTGATCGACATCGATGTGGCCAAACGGCGCGTCAAACTGGATTGCCATTGCAGCGTCGAGGGAAAAAAAGTGTTGATCGGCGAAGCATCGGTTCTGGCCCCGTCGCGCAAATTCGACTGA
- a CDS encoding TraB/GumN family protein, whose translation MILRTLVLALALMLPQMALATCNGTDLRTRLTTDQTDALATLMRDMPYPDGNHWVAHKGALTIHLIGTLHLADPRLPAIAAGLAPVVASADMMLVEATEVEESQLLQALTTRPELISLTSGPTLIDLMPPETWAKLAQAASERGIPSFMAAKFQPWYLSLVLGMPPCVFSSVKNDAHGLDKTLLQIAEDNGVPATAIEPFDTLFTLMAEAPLDEQIKMLGLGLMSVQQSEDMTATLVEQYFEEGHGTIMPLNRVMASSWIDLPKAEFDVLFDETLDTLLIRRNAMWLPKITSAQGVVVVAVGAGHLGGEGGLLQLLDAAGFALRRQPF comes from the coding sequence ATGATACTGCGCACCCTCGTTCTAGCCCTTGCCCTGATGCTGCCGCAGATGGCCTTGGCCACCTGCAACGGCACCGACTTGCGCACCCGTCTGACCACAGATCAGACCGATGCACTGGCCACGTTGATGCGCGACATGCCCTACCCAGATGGGAACCACTGGGTCGCACACAAGGGGGCGCTGACAATTCATCTGATCGGCACGCTTCATCTGGCCGATCCCCGCCTGCCCGCCATTGCCGCAGGCCTTGCGCCAGTTGTTGCATCCGCCGACATGATGCTGGTCGAGGCCACCGAGGTCGAGGAAAGTCAACTGCTCCAAGCCTTGACCACCCGCCCCGAGCTGATTTCGCTGACCTCCGGTCCGACGCTGATCGACCTGATGCCGCCCGAAACATGGGCAAAACTGGCCCAAGCCGCATCCGAGCGGGGAATCCCGTCTTTCATGGCCGCAAAATTCCAGCCGTGGTATCTGTCGCTGGTGTTGGGAATGCCGCCCTGCGTGTTTTCCAGCGTGAAGAACGACGCACACGGGCTGGACAAGACGCTGCTTCAAATCGCCGAAGACAACGGCGTGCCCGCCACCGCGATTGAACCCTTTGACACGCTCTTTACGCTGATGGCAGAGGCCCCGCTGGACGAGCAAATCAAGATGCTGGGTCTCGGCTTGATGTCCGTGCAGCAATCCGAAGATATGACCGCAACGCTGGTCGAACAGTATTTCGAAGAAGGTCACGGCACGATCATGCCCCTGAACCGAGTGATGGCAAGCAGCTGGATTGACTTGCCGAAGGCCGAATTCGACGTGCTTTTTGACGAGACGCTGGACACGTTGCTGATCCGGCGCAACGCCATGTGGCTGCCAAAAATTACATCGGCGCAGGGGGTCGTGGTCGTTGCTGTCGGCGCGGGCCATCTGGGCGGCGAAGGCGGGTTGCTGCAATTGCTCGACGCAGCAGGCTTTGCCCTCAGACGCCAGCCGTTCTAA
- a CDS encoding alpha/beta fold hydrolase, with product MDYHSRRYGTGPRQVLAVHCTLAHSGAWRGMADALGDGLTINAYDMPSHGKSPDWNGKGDLHDLVTAWGHDMLSEPMDLIGHSFGAMVALRLAAEAPERVRSLTLIEPVAFAFVAADDPAKVEEYRLRNLDFDAAMKAGDKMQAARSFNRGWGNGTPWDEIPQQTRQYMADRIDFVAGSAPAVQRDSIGLLKPGALDVIKCPVLLMEGGDSDGTIAAANTALMRRIPQAQRVVLKGAGHMAPITHPKRVADEVRRFLDAA from the coding sequence ATGGATTACCATTCTCGACGTTATGGAACTGGCCCCAGACAGGTTCTGGCGGTTCACTGCACGCTTGCGCATTCCGGCGCGTGGCGCGGCATGGCCGACGCACTGGGGGACGGGCTGACGATCAACGCCTATGACATGCCCAGCCACGGCAAATCACCCGACTGGAACGGCAAGGGCGATCTGCACGATCTGGTGACGGCATGGGGCCATGACATGCTGTCCGAACCGATGGACCTGATCGGCCACAGCTTTGGCGCGATGGTGGCCCTGCGATTGGCGGCCGAGGCACCCGAACGGGTGCGCAGCCTGACGCTGATCGAACCGGTGGCCTTTGCCTTTGTCGCGGCGGATGATCCGGCCAAGGTCGAGGAATACCGTTTGCGCAATCTGGATTTTGATGCAGCGATGAAAGCTGGCGACAAGATGCAGGCGGCGCGGTCGTTCAATCGCGGTTGGGGCAACGGCACGCCGTGGGACGAGATTCCGCAACAGACGCGGCAGTATATGGCCGACCGCATCGACTTTGTCGCGGGATCAGCCCCCGCAGTGCAGCGCGACAGCATCGGCCTGCTGAAACCTGGGGCACTGGACGTGATCAAATGTCCGGTGCTGCTGATGGAAGGGGGCGATTCCGATGGCACCATCGCTGCGGCCAACACGGCGCTGATGCGCCGTATTCCACAGGCGCAGCGCGTTGTGTTGAAGGGGGCAGGGCACATGGCCCCGATCACCCACCCCAAGCGCGTCGCCGACGAAGTGCGGCGGTTTCTGGACGCGGCTTAG
- a CDS encoding manganese-dependent inorganic pyrophosphatase: MTTLVFGHKSPDTDSTGSPIIWAWYLKTVHGIDAKPVLLGEPNTEAAFMLERWNLDKPEIVTEVADGTPVVIVDTNNPAELPANINNCDIKAIIDHHKLVGGLETAGPIHIVMEPLACTATIMFKSIGKHMAQMPDNIKGAMLSCILSDTLEFRSPTTTQEDTAIAHDLAKQLGIGIPAYASEMFEAKSDVSSFSDAELLRMDSKEYTVDGKDFRVSVLETTAPKIVLDRKDSLMASMVTVAAEDGADQVLLFVVDILNEEATLLVPNDLVKTVAENSFGVTVTGDTVVLPGVMSRKKQIIPNLKV, encoded by the coding sequence ATGACAACGCTCGTATTTGGCCACAAATCCCCCGACACCGACAGCACTGGCAGCCCGATCATCTGGGCGTGGTACCTGAAAACCGTCCACGGCATAGACGCCAAACCCGTGTTGCTGGGCGAGCCAAACACCGAAGCGGCGTTTATGCTGGAACGCTGGAACCTCGACAAACCCGAGATCGTCACCGAAGTGGCCGACGGCACGCCCGTTGTGATCGTCGACACCAACAACCCTGCCGAACTGCCCGCGAACATCAACAACTGCGACATCAAGGCAATCATCGACCACCACAAACTGGTAGGCGGCCTGGAAACAGCCGGTCCGATCCATATCGTGATGGAACCGCTGGCCTGCACTGCAACCATCATGTTCAAATCCATCGGCAAGCACATGGCGCAGATGCCCGACAACATCAAAGGTGCCATGCTGTCATGCATTCTGTCCGACACGCTGGAATTCCGCAGCCCGACCACAACGCAAGAAGACACCGCAATTGCACATGATCTGGCCAAACAGCTGGGCATCGGCATTCCCGCCTATGCCTCGGAAATGTTCGAAGCGAAATCCGACGTTTCGTCGTTTTCCGATGCGGAACTGCTGCGCATGGACAGCAAGGAATACACCGTCGACGGCAAGGATTTCCGCGTCAGCGTTCTGGAAACCACAGCGCCCAAGATTGTGCTGGACCGCAAAGACAGCCTGATGGCCTCGATGGTGACCGTGGCTGCCGAAGACGGTGCCGATCAGGTTTTGCTGTTCGTTGTGGACATCCTGAACGAAGAGGCCACTCTGCTGGTGCCCAACGATCTGGTGAAAACCGTGGCCGAAAACAGCTTTGGCGTCACCGTGACCGGCGACACCGTGGTGCTGCCCGGCGTGATGAGCCGCAAAAAGCAGATTATCCCCAACCTCAAGGTCTGA